One Microbacterium sp. W4I20 DNA window includes the following coding sequences:
- a CDS encoding extracellular solute-binding protein: MKKSLRFGAAAIAAVATLSLASCGFGGSSGDSGDAEGSTTIDLLVPSYSDGTKANWETVIEGFEKANPDIKVKLEVQSWDNLEKVVSTKIQAGEAPDIYNGGPFAGFVGDELLYPVEDVVSEDTFADFQDSFIANAEVDGTAYALPLIASARALFVNNALLEQAGVEAPTDWDSLLDAATKVSALGGGVAGYGMPLGSEEAQAEAAVWLWGGGGSFGDASEITIDTPENLAGAEQIKKMIDAGATQADPGSTQRSPLMDIFIQGKIGMQVGLPPTVGQIAEGNPDLDYSIVPIPTKDGSPFTLGVMDQLMAFQNDDDKKDAITAFFDYYYSADVYVPWVQAEGFLPVTKSGSEALSGEEALKPFLDVLPDAQFYPSTNAQWSAADGAFKSLFGQLQSKPAQDVLTEIQAQVDAG; this comes from the coding sequence ATGAAGAAGTCACTGCGGTTCGGCGCCGCCGCCATTGCGGCCGTCGCCACGCTCTCGCTCGCTTCGTGCGGGTTCGGCGGGTCGTCCGGCGACAGCGGCGATGCCGAGGGATCCACCACGATCGACCTCCTCGTCCCGAGCTACTCGGACGGCACGAAGGCGAACTGGGAGACCGTGATCGAGGGTTTCGAGAAGGCGAACCCCGATATCAAGGTCAAGCTCGAGGTGCAGTCCTGGGACAACCTGGAGAAGGTCGTCTCGACGAAGATCCAGGCGGGTGAGGCGCCGGACATCTACAACGGCGGTCCGTTCGCGGGCTTCGTGGGCGATGAGCTGCTCTATCCCGTCGAGGATGTCGTGTCGGAGGACACGTTCGCCGACTTCCAGGACTCGTTCATCGCGAACGCCGAGGTCGATGGCACCGCGTACGCTCTGCCGCTGATCGCGTCGGCGCGTGCGCTGTTCGTGAACAATGCCCTGCTCGAGCAGGCCGGCGTGGAGGCGCCGACCGATTGGGATTCGCTGCTGGATGCGGCGACGAAGGTCTCGGCTCTCGGCGGCGGTGTCGCCGGTTACGGCATGCCGCTCGGTTCCGAAGAGGCGCAGGCCGAGGCTGCGGTGTGGCTGTGGGGCGGCGGCGGATCGTTCGGCGATGCCTCCGAGATCACGATCGACACCCCGGAGAACCTCGCGGGTGCCGAGCAGATCAAGAAGATGATCGATGCCGGTGCGACGCAGGCCGACCCCGGTTCGACGCAGCGTTCGCCGCTGATGGACATCTTCATCCAGGGCAAGATCGGCATGCAGGTCGGCCTTCCGCCGACGGTCGGCCAGATCGCCGAGGGCAACCCCGACCTGGACTACTCCATCGTCCCGATCCCGACCAAGGACGGCTCGCCGTTCACCCTCGGCGTGATGGACCAGCTGATGGCGTTCCAGAACGACGACGACAAGAAGGACGCGATCACGGCGTTCTTCGACTACTACTACTCGGCTGACGTGTACGTGCCGTGGGTGCAGGCCGAGGGCTTCCTCCCCGTCACGAAGTCCGGCTCCGAGGCGCTGTCCGGCGAGGAGGCTCTCAAGCCGTTCCTCGACGTGCTGCCCGACGCGCAGTTCTACCCGTCGACGAACGCGCAGTGGTCGGCTGCCGACGGCGCGTTCAAGTCGCTGTTCGGCCAGCTGCAGTCGAAGCCCGCACAGGATGTGCTGACCGAGATCCAGGCGCAGGTCGACGCGGGCTGA
- a CDS encoding SIS domain-containing protein, whose translation MTDLLPGARMREELFSQPEMWAAAAELRDAQAQLPAAGARIAVVGCGTSWFMAQAYAALRESSGQGETDAFAASEAFIDRGYDAVVALTRSGTTTEVLELVEHVKGRVPTIGVIGDPDSPLVSMVDEAVLLPFADEKSVVQTRFATTALALFRASLGEDLSAAIADATAALAESGDDELRDAEQYTFLGRGWATGLAHEAALKLRESSQSWTESYPSMDYRHGPIAIAAPGRVVWHFGAAPEGLAAQVEATGARFEQRGIDPMADLARLHRVALDRAVARGLDPDQPRNLTRSVILDA comes from the coding sequence ATGACCGACCTGCTGCCCGGCGCCCGGATGCGCGAAGAGCTCTTCTCCCAGCCCGAGATGTGGGCGGCGGCGGCGGAGCTCCGCGATGCCCAGGCGCAGCTGCCGGCCGCGGGCGCACGCATCGCCGTCGTCGGCTGCGGCACCTCCTGGTTCATGGCCCAGGCCTACGCGGCCCTGCGCGAGTCGTCGGGCCAGGGCGAGACCGACGCGTTCGCGGCATCTGAGGCGTTCATCGACCGCGGGTACGACGCGGTCGTCGCGCTCACCCGCTCCGGCACCACCACCGAGGTGCTCGAGCTGGTCGAACACGTCAAGGGGCGCGTCCCGACGATCGGCGTGATCGGCGATCCGGACTCTCCGCTCGTCTCGATGGTCGACGAGGCCGTGCTGCTGCCCTTCGCCGACGAGAAGTCCGTCGTGCAGACCCGCTTCGCCACCACCGCGCTCGCCCTGTTCCGGGCCTCCCTCGGCGAAGACCTCTCTGCGGCGATCGCCGACGCGACCGCCGCGCTGGCCGAGAGCGGTGACGACGAGCTGCGCGATGCGGAGCAGTACACGTTCCTCGGTCGTGGCTGGGCGACGGGGCTCGCCCACGAGGCGGCGTTGAAGCTGCGGGAGTCCTCGCAGTCGTGGACCGAGTCCTACCCGTCGATGGACTACCGCCACGGTCCGATCGCGATCGCGGCTCCCGGCCGCGTGGTGTGGCACTTCGGCGCGGCTCCCGAGGGTCTGGCCGCCCAGGTCGAGGCGACCGGCGCCCGCTTCGAGCAGCGCGGCATCGACCCCATGGCCGACCTCGCGCGACTGCACCGTGTCGCACTGGATCGGGCCGTCGCGCGCGGTCTCGACCCCGATCAGCCGCGCAACCTCACTCGATCCGTCATCCTGGATGCATGA
- a CDS encoding class II fructose-bisphosphate aldolase: MTLVSARELVSAASAAGTGVGAFNVIHLETAEALVRASALAQLPVILQISQNCADYHGGLEPIAVATLAVARRAETPVAVHLDHAERPELVDEAVALGFGSVMFDGGALPYDENVSLTAEVAARAHAAGVYVEGELGEVGGKDGAHAPGVRTDPDEARAFVAATGVDALAVAVGSSHAMTDRTASLDLDLIARLRAALPVPLVLHGSSGVADRVIADAVRAGMTKINVSTHLNGFFTRAIREKLDADERLVDSRKYLAPARDALADEAARMLRLFALAETDTVA; encoded by the coding sequence GTGACCCTCGTCTCCGCTCGCGAACTCGTCTCCGCGGCATCCGCCGCCGGCACCGGTGTCGGCGCCTTCAACGTGATCCACCTCGAGACGGCCGAAGCCCTCGTCCGCGCCTCGGCCCTCGCGCAGTTGCCGGTGATCCTGCAGATCTCGCAGAACTGCGCCGACTACCACGGCGGCCTCGAGCCCATCGCCGTGGCCACTCTCGCGGTCGCTCGCCGCGCGGAGACGCCGGTCGCGGTGCACCTCGATCACGCCGAGCGGCCCGAGCTCGTCGACGAGGCCGTGGCCCTGGGGTTCGGGTCGGTCATGTTCGACGGCGGGGCACTGCCCTACGACGAGAACGTCTCGCTCACTGCCGAGGTCGCCGCCCGCGCGCACGCTGCGGGCGTCTACGTCGAGGGAGAACTGGGCGAGGTCGGCGGCAAGGACGGCGCTCATGCGCCAGGTGTGCGGACCGATCCCGACGAGGCCCGCGCGTTCGTCGCGGCGACCGGTGTCGATGCGCTCGCCGTCGCGGTGGGCTCCTCGCACGCCATGACCGACCGCACCGCCTCGCTCGACCTCGACCTCATCGCGCGGCTGCGCGCCGCACTGCCGGTGCCGCTGGTGCTGCACGGCTCGTCCGGCGTTGCCGACCGCGTGATCGCCGACGCCGTGCGGGCCGGGATGACGAAGATCAACGTCTCCACGCACCTCAACGGCTTCTTCACCCGCGCGATCCGCGAGAAGCTCGACGCCGACGAGCGCCTGGTCGACTCGCGCAAATACCTCGCGCCCGCCCGCGACGCCCTCGCCGACGAAGCCGCACGCATGCTCCGACTGTTCGCCCTCGCCGAGACCGATACGGTGGCGTGA
- a CDS encoding 1-phosphofructokinase family hexose kinase has translation MILTVTPNPALDLTWRVDRLVEGGTHRADAGAARAGGKGLNVARVAHAEGADVLALTTSGGRVGDEFAAELRVSGVPHALVPVAAETRRSIAVVDEELGDTTIINERGLNPTDAEWAAVLAEVVERLPSARVLVISGSVPPGAPDTLLPMLIAVGKDAGVPVIADTSGPALLRAADAGATVLKPNVAELLEATGIADPVEGARSLIARGAELVLLSLGADGMLAVTASDLVHARLDESLAGNPTGAGDAGVSACAVLYAQGVRDPEQILRRATAWSAAAVLMPLAGDISPRWPEIEQQLRVSRPDPASFRPASS, from the coding sequence ATGATCCTCACCGTCACCCCCAACCCGGCGCTCGATCTCACCTGGCGCGTCGATCGCCTCGTCGAGGGCGGGACGCATCGAGCGGATGCCGGCGCCGCGCGCGCCGGCGGCAAGGGACTGAACGTCGCCCGGGTCGCCCATGCGGAGGGCGCGGACGTGCTCGCCCTCACCACCAGCGGAGGTCGCGTCGGCGACGAGTTCGCGGCCGAGCTGCGGGTGAGCGGCGTGCCGCACGCCCTGGTTCCGGTCGCGGCCGAGACCCGCCGCAGCATCGCCGTGGTCGACGAGGAACTCGGCGACACGACCATCATCAACGAGCGCGGGCTCAACCCGACCGACGCCGAGTGGGCGGCCGTGCTCGCCGAGGTCGTCGAACGGCTGCCGAGCGCGCGCGTGCTGGTGATCTCCGGCAGCGTCCCGCCCGGGGCGCCGGACACGCTGCTGCCCATGCTGATCGCGGTCGGGAAGGACGCCGGGGTGCCGGTGATCGCCGACACCTCGGGCCCCGCGCTGCTGCGTGCGGCGGATGCCGGGGCCACCGTCCTCAAGCCGAACGTGGCCGAGCTGCTCGAAGCCACCGGCATCGCCGATCCGGTCGAGGGCGCACGGTCGCTGATCGCCCGCGGCGCCGAGCTGGTGCTGCTGTCGCTCGGCGCCGACGGGATGCTGGCCGTCACGGCATCCGATCTCGTGCATGCGCGGCTCGACGAGTCGCTGGCCGGCAACCCGACCGGCGCGGGTGATGCCGGAGTCTCGGCCTGCGCGGTGCTGTACGCGCAGGGCGTGCGCGATCCCGAGCAGATCCTCCGTCGTGCGACCGCCTGGTCCGCGGCCGCAGTGCTGATGCCCCTCGCGGGCGACATCTCTCCCCGCTGGCCCGAGATCGAGCAGCAGCTGCGCGTCTCGCGCCCCGACCCGGCATCCTTCCGACCCGCATCGTCCTGA
- a CDS encoding S8/S53 family peptidase, whose translation MEQPRGWTWQDRAEGSIRRGTALDPSVEPVDGIRAFPTAYLPQHLLIARVDDDQEAYDQEVRTLRDAADSFGWQLEIESRARVAGSLAPELTGFLRAHLTTPEVPGRGEAPIAPDAWRVLQRARRMSRSTMPRTSLEHVLSIDPVGLNPFTRTNPFTRTNPFTRTNPVRGVGAGGSDDYLEPGRGARQPVSWLGPAPQRGPSPKRGRRPVVAVLDTGCGEHAWLPADIVTRRVELDGHAVGLTDDADPERYPDLYGQLDGEIDAVAGHGTFIAGIVRQAAPDADILSIRVAGALGVIDESTLLETVAQVVELLRRHRENPKTGFPIDVLNLSLGYYHETPTDGLFSLTLFGLLAQARELGCVVVCSAGNDAIDRPSFPASLWAWPGADNGIRPDGAAPHVSIGALNPSAQSVALFSNVGPWVQAYAPGAAVVSTSPAFVGGEQATTRADVDGLRRETLDPDDYRGGFAVWSGTSFAAPYVAGRIAAQLGTVPIEGVGADAAAKAVAAVLKTLPAPVDRG comes from the coding sequence ATGGAGCAGCCCCGGGGATGGACCTGGCAGGACCGCGCCGAGGGATCGATCCGCCGCGGCACGGCGCTCGACCCGAGCGTGGAGCCGGTCGACGGCATCCGCGCGTTCCCGACCGCCTACCTGCCGCAGCACCTGCTGATCGCGCGGGTCGACGACGATCAGGAGGCCTACGACCAGGAGGTGCGGACGCTCCGTGACGCCGCCGACTCGTTCGGGTGGCAGCTGGAGATCGAGTCGAGGGCGCGGGTCGCGGGCAGTCTGGCGCCGGAGCTGACCGGGTTCCTGCGCGCGCACCTCACCACACCCGAGGTGCCGGGGCGCGGTGAGGCGCCGATCGCGCCGGATGCGTGGCGGGTGCTGCAACGGGCCCGTCGCATGTCGCGGTCGACGATGCCGCGCACGAGTCTCGAGCACGTGCTGTCGATCGATCCGGTCGGGCTCAATCCGTTCACGCGCACGAACCCGTTCACCCGGACGAACCCCTTCACCCGCACCAACCCGGTGCGCGGCGTGGGCGCGGGCGGGAGCGACGACTACCTCGAGCCGGGCCGCGGAGCGCGGCAGCCGGTCAGCTGGCTGGGCCCCGCTCCGCAGCGCGGGCCGTCACCGAAGCGCGGGCGTCGCCCGGTGGTCGCCGTGCTCGACACCGGATGCGGCGAGCACGCCTGGTTGCCCGCCGACATCGTCACCCGGCGCGTCGAGCTCGACGGCCATGCGGTGGGGCTCACCGACGACGCCGACCCGGAGCGCTACCCCGACCTGTACGGTCAGCTCGACGGCGAGATCGACGCGGTCGCCGGTCACGGCACGTTCATCGCCGGCATCGTCCGGCAGGCGGCGCCGGATGCCGACATCCTCTCGATCCGGGTCGCCGGAGCACTCGGCGTGATCGACGAGAGCACCCTGCTCGAGACGGTCGCCCAGGTCGTCGAGCTGTTGCGGCGGCACCGCGAGAACCCGAAGACCGGCTTCCCGATCGACGTGCTGAACCTGTCGCTGGGCTACTACCACGAGACTCCGACCGACGGACTGTTCAGCCTGACTCTGTTCGGGCTGCTCGCGCAGGCGCGCGAACTCGGCTGCGTGGTGGTGTGCTCGGCCGGGAACGATGCGATCGACCGGCCGTCGTTCCCCGCATCGCTGTGGGCGTGGCCGGGCGCCGACAACGGTATCCGTCCCGATGGCGCCGCCCCGCACGTCTCGATCGGGGCGCTCAACCCGTCGGCGCAGTCGGTCGCGCTCTTCTCGAACGTCGGGCCGTGGGTGCAGGCGTACGCGCCGGGTGCGGCCGTGGTCAGCACCTCGCCGGCTTTCGTCGGCGGCGAGCAGGCGACGACGCGCGCCGACGTCGACGGACTCCGCCGCGAGACGCTCGACCCCGACGACTACCGCGGCGGGTTCGCGGTATGGAGCGGCACCTCGTTCGCCGCGCCGTACGTGGCGGGGCGCATCGCGGCGCAGCTCGGGACCGTGCCGATCGAGGGCGTCGGAGCGGATGCCGCGGCCAAGGCCGTCGCCGCCGTGCTGAAGACGCTGCCGGCCCCGGTCGACCGGGGCTGA
- a CDS encoding ROK family protein, protein MTGPDGAASVPETMHDSAGETLGAVRALGDGAPVLAFDVGGTDIKSALFDAAGRALGLRRTPTPIVDGDRTQAILGQLDVLAAELRAAHPDVVPQAAGLVVPGIVDADAGLGVFASNMGWHDAPLRDLAAARLGLPVAFDHDVRAASWAERRLGAARDYADAVVLVIGTGIAGALLVGGEPYTAGGYAGEIGHSPIADGPLCPCGARGCLEAVASAGAIVRRYRAATGNSPDGAKDVIARAAAGDEVAAEIWNSALDALALSLAQLTAVVAPEAVVIGGGLSRAGGALFDELRTRLAARLSFHRIPALVAAELSGNAGLLGAALRARELA, encoded by the coding sequence ATGACCGGACCTGACGGCGCGGCATCCGTCCCCGAGACGATGCACGACAGTGCGGGCGAGACGCTCGGCGCGGTGCGCGCGCTCGGCGACGGCGCCCCGGTGCTGGCGTTCGACGTCGGCGGGACCGACATCAAGTCCGCGCTGTTCGATGCCGCGGGACGCGCGCTCGGATTGCGTCGCACCCCGACGCCGATCGTCGACGGTGACCGCACGCAGGCGATCCTCGGGCAGCTCGACGTGCTCGCCGCCGAGCTCCGCGCCGCCCACCCCGACGTGGTTCCGCAGGCGGCGGGACTGGTCGTCCCGGGAATCGTCGACGCGGATGCCGGGCTCGGCGTCTTCGCCAGCAACATGGGGTGGCACGACGCGCCCCTGCGCGATCTGGCCGCCGCCCGGCTCGGTCTTCCGGTCGCATTCGACCACGACGTGCGCGCGGCGAGCTGGGCGGAGCGCCGCCTGGGCGCCGCCCGCGACTACGCCGATGCGGTCGTGCTCGTGATCGGCACCGGAATCGCCGGCGCCCTGCTCGTCGGCGGCGAGCCGTACACGGCGGGCGGATACGCGGGCGAGATCGGCCACTCGCCCATCGCCGACGGGCCGCTCTGCCCGTGCGGCGCTCGCGGCTGCCTGGAGGCCGTGGCCTCCGCGGGAGCCATCGTTCGCCGCTACCGCGCAGCCACCGGCAACAGCCCCGACGGCGCCAAGGATGTGATCGCACGCGCCGCCGCGGGCGACGAGGTCGCCGCCGAGATCTGGAACTCGGCGCTCGACGCCCTGGCCCTGTCGCTCGCTCAGCTCACGGCCGTCGTCGCTCCCGAGGCCGTGGTCATCGGCGGCGGACTGTCGCGGGCCGGCGGAGCGCTGTTCGACGAACTGCGCACCCGTCTCGCGGCGCGTCTCAGCTTCCACCGCATCCCCGCGCTCGTCGCGGCGGAGCTCTCCGGGAACGCGGGCCTGCTCGGCGCCGCCCTACGTGCAAGGGAACTCGCATGA
- a CDS encoding CHAT domain-containing protein — MPLSPSELHRRGVEAANARRFTQARRALDAASARTDDPDLRARIDGTIAYVLAQTGEPVAAEQLCRAALKRAGASAETVALLSGQLGTLLLQGGRLDEATTMLTRAIVALTDTGAESIELANCLMNRSIVRMQRHELDACVDDLRRAVAVYEAADAEEPLAEARHNLGYAALLGGDLVTALTMMTRSRPTIAATSDLAAAISDLDRAEVLRDAGLTTEAEALLGRVAQQFGAQRMQQARGEAEFHLARSLVRHDPAAAERTARIAARRFAALDNQTWAARADAVRLEAQQRARPGRPIDTAELARTANTLARSGFRTEAAALRLGARRDGSGRMPRLAAAAPTPLRLRAQEVRAARAAAAGRDRDALRAAADGLDLLTAWQRSFGALDLQASVAMHGSDLMFAGLSAAARLRDPAVLFEWSERARHLSQQVAPVRPPRDDDLADDLAELRMLRAELAGQDWTTDARVRGLRDQVRERQWATTGSGGTRERVGLAEAMALLGPDTAVLSYVFTGAELCAVVVAASGATIVDLSWARVRAALDGLRADLDMAALTRGGVMGPVTERALVARLELLDAELLVPLRRAAAGASRLVITVPGALAGVPWAMLPGMAGTPFTLATSVSRWLAVNNSSRTSAPSLGNAAPRPAAGVSEELFTAGTRHPRRIGFATGPRVPRAEEEVRRAAAVWRDGGTGSTTMLELADASVASVTALAADVDLLHIAAHGRHAVDNPLFSGFELADGTLFGYDVDLIPRVPATVILSACELGRSSVRWGEEALGMTRVWLHAGADCVIAAPVAVPDDVACELLSAVHAELAAGSTPAVALAAASDSTGLRAPFQCHGNGF, encoded by the coding sequence GTGCCCCTGTCCCCGAGCGAGCTGCATCGGCGTGGAGTCGAGGCGGCCAACGCCCGACGGTTCACGCAGGCGCGGCGTGCGCTCGATGCGGCATCCGCACGCACCGACGATCCCGACCTGCGCGCCCGCATCGACGGGACGATCGCCTACGTCCTCGCGCAGACCGGCGAGCCCGTCGCGGCCGAGCAGCTCTGCCGCGCGGCGCTGAAGCGCGCGGGGGCGAGTGCGGAGACCGTGGCGCTGCTGAGCGGACAGCTCGGCACGCTGCTCCTGCAGGGCGGGCGGCTCGACGAGGCCACGACGATGCTCACCCGCGCGATCGTCGCCCTCACGGACACAGGCGCGGAGTCGATCGAGCTCGCCAACTGCCTGATGAATCGATCGATCGTGCGGATGCAGCGGCACGAGCTCGATGCCTGCGTGGACGATCTGCGCCGCGCCGTGGCCGTGTACGAGGCCGCCGACGCCGAGGAACCGCTCGCCGAGGCGCGGCACAACCTCGGCTACGCGGCCCTCCTGGGCGGCGACCTGGTCACGGCGCTCACGATGATGACGCGCTCGCGCCCCACGATCGCCGCGACCAGCGATCTCGCCGCCGCGATCAGCGACCTCGACCGGGCCGAGGTTCTCCGCGATGCCGGGCTCACGACCGAGGCCGAGGCCCTGCTGGGTCGGGTCGCGCAGCAGTTCGGTGCGCAGCGCATGCAGCAGGCCCGCGGTGAGGCGGAGTTCCACCTCGCGCGCTCCCTGGTGCGGCACGATCCCGCCGCGGCCGAGCGCACCGCGCGCATCGCCGCCCGCCGCTTCGCGGCGCTCGACAACCAGACATGGGCTGCACGCGCCGATGCCGTGCGTCTCGAGGCGCAGCAGCGCGCGCGACCGGGCCGACCGATCGACACGGCCGAGCTCGCCCGCACCGCGAACACCCTCGCGCGCAGCGGGTTCCGTACCGAGGCGGCGGCGCTCCGGCTCGGCGCGCGACGCGACGGCAGCGGACGGATGCCACGGCTCGCCGCCGCCGCCCCGACTCCGCTGCGGCTCCGGGCGCAGGAGGTGCGGGCCGCGCGAGCGGCAGCGGCCGGACGGGACCGGGATGCACTGCGCGCCGCGGCCGACGGTCTCGACCTGCTGACCGCGTGGCAGCGGTCGTTCGGCGCGCTCGACCTGCAGGCCTCGGTCGCGATGCACGGCAGCGACCTGATGTTCGCCGGGTTGTCGGCGGCCGCACGGCTGCGCGACCCCGCGGTGCTGTTCGAGTGGTCGGAGCGCGCACGGCACCTCAGCCAGCAGGTGGCGCCGGTGCGACCCCCGCGCGACGACGACCTCGCGGACGATCTGGCCGAGTTGCGGATGCTGCGCGCCGAGCTCGCCGGCCAGGACTGGACGACCGATGCCCGGGTGCGGGGGCTGCGGGACCAGGTGCGCGAGCGGCAGTGGGCGACGACCGGGTCAGGCGGCACCCGCGAGCGGGTCGGGCTGGCGGAGGCGATGGCGCTCCTCGGCCCCGACACGGCGGTGCTGTCGTACGTGTTCACGGGAGCCGAGCTGTGCGCGGTCGTGGTCGCCGCATCCGGCGCCACGATCGTCGACCTGTCGTGGGCACGGGTGCGCGCGGCGCTCGACGGCCTCCGCGCCGACCTCGACATGGCCGCGCTCACCCGCGGCGGGGTGATGGGGCCGGTGACCGAACGGGCGCTGGTAGCGCGGCTCGAGCTGCTCGACGCCGAGCTGCTCGTTCCGCTGCGGCGGGCGGCGGCCGGGGCCTCCAGGCTTGTGATCACGGTGCCCGGCGCCCTCGCAGGAGTGCCGTGGGCGATGCTGCCGGGCATGGCGGGCACCCCGTTCACCCTCGCGACGTCGGTGTCACGCTGGCTGGCCGTGAACAACTCCTCGAGAACGAGCGCTCCGTCCCTCGGAAACGCCGCCCCGCGGCCTGCGGCAGGCGTTTCGGAGGAGTTGTTCACCGCCGGCACCCGCCACCCGCGCCGGATCGGCTTCGCGACCGGGCCCCGCGTGCCCCGCGCCGAGGAGGAGGTGCGCCGCGCGGCCGCCGTCTGGCGCGACGGGGGCACGGGTTCGACGACGATGCTCGAGTTGGCCGACGCCTCGGTCGCCTCCGTGACCGCCCTCGCGGCCGACGTCGACCTGCTGCACATCGCCGCGCACGGCCGCCATGCCGTCGACAACCCGCTCTTCTCGGGCTTCGAGCTCGCCGACGGGACCCTGTTCGGCTACGACGTGGACCTGATCCCGCGGGTTCCCGCGACCGTGATCCTGTCGGCGTGCGAGCTCGGTCGCTCGTCGGTGCGCTGGGGCGAAGAGGCGCTGGGCATGACCCGGGTGTGGTTGCATGCCGGGGCCGATTGCGTGATCGCGGCGCCGGTCGCCGTGCCGGATGACGTCGCCTGCGAGCTGCTCAGCGCGGTGCACGCCGAGCTCGCGGCGGGCTCAACTCCCGCGGTCGCGCTGGCCGCGGCATCCGATTCGACCGGGTTGCGCGCCCCGTTCCAGTGCCATGGAAACGGATTCTGA
- a CDS encoding DeoR/GlpR family DNA-binding transcription regulator: protein MKRAARLNAILDLLAAAGEVTVDELVERFGASAATTRRDLDSLAEQRLLTRTHGGAVAQTVAYELPIRYKSHLRTHEKATIAQAAAALVAPGMVVGLSGGTTTTAIAAALAARDDLGANGGLTVVTNAVNIAAQLATRPDIKVVVTGGVIHSRTYELVGPFVEQLLRGVRLDIAFIGVNGLDSVAGGTTQDEREAAVNRMMAERARRAVVVTDSSKLGVVAFATVGGVELFPTVITDSGADAGVVSALREAGHEVLLA, encoded by the coding sequence ATGAAGAGAGCGGCGCGGCTGAACGCGATCCTCGACCTCCTCGCCGCGGCCGGTGAGGTCACGGTCGACGAGCTCGTGGAGCGGTTCGGGGCGTCGGCGGCCACCACGCGCCGCGACCTCGACAGCCTCGCCGAGCAGCGCCTGCTCACCCGCACCCACGGCGGCGCGGTGGCGCAGACCGTCGCCTACGAGCTGCCCATCCGCTACAAGAGCCACCTGCGCACGCACGAGAAGGCGACCATCGCTCAGGCGGCCGCGGCGCTCGTCGCACCGGGCATGGTCGTCGGGCTGTCCGGCGGCACGACGACCACGGCCATCGCGGCGGCCCTCGCCGCTCGCGACGATCTCGGCGCGAACGGCGGCCTCACCGTCGTCACGAACGCGGTGAACATCGCCGCCCAGCTCGCGACCCGCCCCGACATCAAGGTCGTCGTCACCGGCGGGGTCATCCACTCGCGCACCTACGAGCTCGTCGGCCCCTTCGTCGAGCAGCTGCTGCGCGGCGTGCGGCTCGACATCGCCTTCATCGGCGTGAACGGACTGGATTCCGTCGCCGGCGGCACCACGCAGGACGAGCGCGAGGCCGCGGTCAACCGAATGATGGCCGAGCGGGCCCGCCGCGCCGTCGTGGTCACCGACAGCAGCAAGCTCGGCGTCGTGGCATTCGCGACGGTCGGCGGCGTCGAGCTCTTCCCGACCGTGATCACCGATTCCGGAGCGGATGCCGGGGTCGTCTCAGCGCTGCGCGAGGCGGGTCACGAGGTGCTGCTCGCCTGA
- a CDS encoding RNA polymerase sigma factor, translated as MIDGAPGAALDPASDDGSARWRRAANLFEAWREGDGRAMDELVRLMTPVLWHVARAYGLERTLAEDVVQTTWLQLVRGHGSIADPRAVSAWLTTTARREAWKVGKANGRVDTTEADDLDALLPEQQSAEEHAAAGDESRRLWLAVQRLTERCQRLLRVIAFEDRPDYARLAADLAMPIGSIGPTRNRCLAKLRTLLEPPQAPRTEGLS; from the coding sequence ATGATCGACGGTGCACCCGGCGCCGCTCTCGATCCTGCTTCGGACGACGGTTCGGCTCGCTGGCGACGCGCCGCGAACCTGTTCGAGGCATGGCGCGAGGGTGACGGTCGAGCGATGGATGAGCTCGTGCGTCTGATGACGCCCGTGCTCTGGCATGTCGCGCGGGCCTACGGGCTCGAGCGCACCCTCGCCGAAGACGTCGTGCAGACCACCTGGTTGCAGCTGGTGCGCGGCCACGGATCGATCGCCGACCCCCGTGCGGTGTCGGCGTGGCTCACCACCACCGCCCGCCGAGAGGCGTGGAAGGTCGGCAAGGCGAACGGACGCGTCGACACGACGGAGGCCGACGACCTCGACGCACTCCTCCCCGAGCAGCAGTCCGCCGAGGAGCACGCGGCGGCCGGCGACGAGAGCCGACGGCTGTGGCTCGCCGTGCAGCGTCTCACCGAACGCTGCCAGCGCCTGCTGCGGGTGATCGCCTTCGAGGACCGGCCCGACTACGCGCGGCTCGCCGCCGACCTCGCGATGCCGATCGGCAGCATCGGACCGACCCGCAACCGCTGCCTGGCCAAGCTGCGGACGCTGCTCGAACCACCGCAGGCGCCACGGACGGAGGGGCTCTCATGA